The genomic interval TACGCCACGGACGACTGATGAACGACACGTCACACCCACCGCGGCCGCTGTTACCGCTGCTACCATCCTCTTCCTCACGCAGACCGCTAGCTTCACCATCATCTTCCTCAGCTAGAGATGAAGATGGCTTCTCACCGTCGCCCTCTGAGGAAAATAAAAACACAATGAAACACACCAGTTACACAAAAACACACGAGACACGCACACttacgagacacacacacacacaggagacacacacacacacgacacacacacacacacaggagacacacacacacacgacacacacacacacacgagacacacacacacacgagacacacaaacacttacgagacacacacacacttacgagacacacacacacacttacgagacacacacacacttacgagacacacacaggagacacacacacacacacacaggagacacacacagtaccaaGTCTCACTTGTGCTCTGCTCTGTCTCAGAGGTCTGGTTAACAGGGTCAGCTGTAGTCTGGTTAACAGGGTCAGCTGTAGTCTCAGAGGTCTGGTTAACAGGGTCAGCTGTAGTCTGGTTAACAGGGTCAGCTGTAGTCTCAGAGGTCTGGTTAACAGGGTCAGCTGTAGTCTGGTTAACGGGGTCAGCTGTAGTCTCAGAGGTCTGGTTAACAGGGTCAGCTGTAGTCTCAGAGGTCTGGTTAACAGGGTCAGCTGTAGTCTGGTTAACAGGGTCAGCTGTAGTCTCAGAGGTCTGGTTAACAGGGTCAGCTGTAGTCTGGTTAACGGGGTCAGCTGTAGTCTCAGAGGTCTGGTTAACAGGGTCAGCTGTAGTCTCAGAGGTCTGGTTAACAGGGTCAGCTGTAGTCTGGTTAACAGGGTCAGCTGTAGTCTCAGAGGTCTGGTTAACAGGGTCAGCTGTAGTCTCAGAGGTCTGGTTAACAGGGTCAGCTGTAGTCTGGTTAACAGGGTCAGCTGTAGTCTCAGTGGTCTGGTTAACAGGGTCAGCTGTAGTCTCAGTGGTCTGGTTAACAGGGTCAGCTGTAGTCTGGTTAACAGGGTCAGCTGTAGTCTCAGTGGTCTGGTTAACAGGGTCAGCTGTAGTCTCAGAGGTCTGGTTAACAGGGTCAGCTGTAGTCTCAGAGGTCTGGTTAACGGGGTCAGCTGTAGTCTCAGTGGTCTGGTTAACAGGGTCAGCTGTAGTCTGGTTAACAGGGTCAGCTGTAGTCTCAGTGGTCTGGTTAACAGGGTCAGCTGTAGTCTGGTTAACAGGGTCAGCTGTAGTCTCAGTGGTCTGGTTAACAGGGTCAGCTGTAGTCTGGTTAACAGGGTCAGCTGTAGTCTCAGTGGTCTGGTTAACAGGGTCAGCTGTAGTCTGGTTAACAGGGTCAGCTGTAGTCTCAGAGGTCTGGTTAACAGGGTCAGCTGTAGTCTCAGAGGTCTGGTTAACAGGGTCAGCTGTAGTCTGGTTAACAGGGTCAGCTGTAGTCTCAGTGGTCTGGTTAACAGGGTCAGCTGTAGTCTGGTTAACAGGGTCAGCTGTAGTCTCAGTGGTCTGGTTAACAGGGTCAGCTGTAGTCTGGTTAACAGGGTCAGCTGTAGTCTCAGTGGTCTGGTTAACAGGGTCAGCTGTAGTCTCAGTGGTCTGGTTAACGGGGTCAGCTGTAGTCTCACCTGTGCTCTGTTCTGTCTCAGTGGTAGATGATGGTTcttctccgtccctctctccttctaactcctctcttctctccatccctctctcctccgctgTCTCATTCCTGTCTTTCTCTTTAGGCTGCATcgtcttcccctcctcctcctcctcctcttcctcctcaggtgtcctctctccactcttctcaacctcctcttcctccatcaccatttctcttttctctctcttcctccgtgGTTCCTTCTCTCTGGGGGCCTCCATGGTTCTCTTGCGGAGGAGGGGGTTGTGGTGCTCTCTGTCCCCCAGGACGGAGGCCCCTCCGTGGGGCCGGTCTCTCTGCCTCTCGGTGGAGGTCAGTAGCCAGGGCTCAGCGTGACTCAACAACACCAGACGCACTGAGCTCCCTCCCACCTCCAACACCAGCTCTTCCTCCAGCAGGTCCTACAGCCAATCACAGAGGAGAAAAAGACACATGAACCAATCACAGAGCAGAGGTTCAGTATAGACAGGGAAGGAGACCAATTAGGGAGGAGTGTTTCAGGACGGGAAGAGAAAGCGACTACAAACTTCTCCTGATGAAATAGCGTTGAcattgtgtgtgtttcagtgtgccTCCATAAGCCCTACCTGTATGTACTGCTGCAGCCCTCTAGTACGCCCATCTCTGGGCtcggccaggtgtgtgtgtgatgtcaccAGGTCCTGTCTGTCCAATCCGAAGGCTCCGTGTCTCTCCAGCGTTGCTCTGAGCTCTGCCACAGCCCCAATGTCCTCTGGGTTATACCCTCTCTGGGTCACCAGACGCCCCTCACACCCCTctacagaggaggagggggaggaggggaggggggaggaggagggagaaggggaggaggggggatgggcACTGAGGGAATGGGTGAgtaaggaggggaggagagaggtaccCTGTCTGGAGAAGTCTAGGGGAGGAGagtctgagaggagagagagagagagagagagagcaggataaaggcagagaggtgagagaggaggaaggtgagagagagtgtacctaccctgggtaataaacagtgtgtgtccctaccctgggtaataaacagtgtgtgtccaggtgtgtgtccctaccctgggtaataaacagtgtgtgtccaggtgtgtggccctaccctgggtaataaacagtgtgtgtccaggtgtgtgtccctaccctgggtaataaacagtgtgtgtccaggtgtgtgtccctaccctgggtaataaacagtgtgtgtccaggtgtgtgtccctaccctgggtaataaacagtgtgtgtccaggtgtgtggccctaccctgggtaataaacagtgtgtgtccaggtgtgtgtccctaccctgggtaataaacagtgtgtgtacctaccctgggtaataaacagtgtgtgtccaggtgtgtgtcccTACACTGGGTAATAAACAGTGTGTGGCCCTACCCTGGGTAATAaacagtgtgtgtccaggtgtgtgtccctaccctgggtaataaacagtatgtgtccaggtgtgtggccctaccctgggtaataaacagtgtgtgtacctaccctgggtaataaacagtgtgtgtccaggtgtgtgtcccTACACTGGGTAATAAACAGTGTGTGGCCCTACCCTGGGTAATAaacagtgtgtgtccaggtgtgtgtccctaccctgggtaataaacagtgtgtgtccaggtgtgtggcCCTACCCTGGGTAATAAACAGTGTGTGTCCATGGTGTGTGTCCCTACCCCTGGGTAATAAACAGTGTGTGTACCTACCCTGGGTAATAaacagtgtgtgtccaggtgtgtggccctaccctgggtaataaacagtgtgtgtccaggtgtgtgtccctaccctgggtaataaacagtgtgtgtacctaccctgggtaataaacagtgtgtgtccaggtgtgtgtccctaccctgggtaataaacagtgtgtgtacaggtgtgtgtccctaccctgggtaataaacagtgtgtgtccaggtgtgtgtccctaccctgggtaataaacagtgtgtttacctaccctgggtaataaacagtgtgtgtccaggtgtgtgtccctaccctgggtaataaacagtgtgtgtccaggtgtgtgtcccTACCCTGGGTAATATGTGTGCCAGGTGTGTGTCCCTACCCTGGGTAATAaacagtgtgtgtccaggtgtgtgtccctaccctgggtaataaacagtgtgtgtccaggtgtgtgtcccTACCCTGGGTAAtatgtgtccaggtgtgtgtccctaccctgggtaataaacagtgtgtgtccaggtgtgtggccctaccctgggtaataaacagtgtgtgtccaggtgtgtgtccctaccctgggtaataaacagtgtgtgtccctaccctgggtaataaacagtgtgtgtccaggtgtgtgtccctaccctgggtaataaacagtgtgtgtccaggtgtgtgtccctaccctgggtaataaacagtgtgtgtccaggtgtgtggcGTAGCTGCAGCCTCATGGTGCAGGACTCCACCACGATACTATCGTTGGTGTTGAGGTTTCGGAGGTTGACGATGCCGGGAACGCAGTCTCCACGCATCATCAGGTACTTGGTGTGGGACGCCTTGTGAGCCCTCACCTCCATCCCCCTCCGCCCCTCGCTATCCTccacctcttcatcatcatcatcctcagccAGCACTGAgatactgagaggagagagacagacagacagggcagagagacagacagggcagagagagagacagacagacagggcagagagagagacagacagatagggcagagagacagacagggcagagagagagacagacagacagggcagagagacagacagacagggcagagagagagacagacagcgcagagacagacagggcagagacagacacagggcagagacagacacagggcagagacagacacagggcagagacagacacagggcagagacagacagggcagagacagacagggcagagagacagacagacagggcagagagagagacatacatacagggcagagagagagacagacagacagggcagagacagacagggcagagagacagacagacagggcagagagagagacagacagggcagagagagagacagacagggcagagagagacagggcagagacagacacagggcagagacagatacagggcagagacagatacagggcagagacagacatggaagagagacagacacagaagagagacagacagggcagagagacagacatacagacaggtcagagagagacagacagggcagagagagacagacaggtcagagacagacagacaggtcagagacagacagacagggcagagGCAGACAcggaagagagacagacacggaagagagacagacacggaagaga from Coregonus clupeaformis isolate EN_2021a unplaced genomic scaffold, ASM2061545v1 scaf4551, whole genome shotgun sequence carries:
- the LOC123490733 gene encoding general transcription factor 3C polypeptide 1-like → ISVLAEDDDDEEVEDSEGRRGMEVRAHKASHTKYLMMRGDCVPGIVNLRNLNTNDSIVVESCTMRLQLRHTPGHTLFITQDSPPLDFSRQGTSLLPSLLTHSLSAHPPSSPSPSSSPLPSSPSSSVEGCEGRLVTQRGYNPEDIGAVAELRATLERHGAFGLDRQDLVTSHTHLAEPRDGRTRGLQQYIQDLLEEELVLEVGGSSVRLVLLSHAEPWLLTSTERQRDRPHGGASVLGDREHHNPLLRKRTMEAPREKEPRRKREKREMVMEEEEVEKSGERTPEEEEEEEEEGKTMQPKEKDRNETAEERGMERREELEGERDGEEPSSTTETEQSTEGDGEKPSSSLAEEDDGEASGLREEEDGSSGNSGRGGCDVSFISRPWRIVDGSLNSPVCKGMLEAVLYHIMTRPGLPEHTLLEHYRGVLQPVVVLDLVQALVELGCIKRRYVSRRPKPSLFSCPATFLVEEERARETGVRLGETAVRPAETTTVFYEPTIDCCLRLGQVFPHENNWNQWIQFAQHENKQ